A window from Toxoplasma gondii ME49 chromosome IX, whole genome shotgun sequence encodes these proteins:
- a CDS encoding RAP domain-containing protein (encoded by transcript TGME49_289200) — MATPRRCSPSAWATSPFSHRRSSDSSAAFRLLRSPSSSSLVRHVFRKPARCPHFREPSITGRPRSGPPSHEPVSHQSLSVFSSFSSSSSCLLAFSSSSFRVFRSPLSSVSSFSSSSSSLFVFSPSSLHAASSAFPVSPSCSCSPRASERLFAGVFDSSKRGMASLSKAEQHRKRMRKIMDKRMAWRPPNVSAKYLRAEADFNVLSVQRPRARRTRDTADDRRKEILDFAHSDSVEKLDDARRDRRLLKPHEVAKLVGSSEKVVGTRDDKATAASLRRGHLPASSSIRELTAQDVDFQRRPEAKEFGFNAAERMFGAKGLYQENDADYYKRFFKDRYRRLDGKEREAAERLKAESANSLAKRRPRQPYIPPKKYWYKDNYSSPLPSDVRTLPSLTLKFAMMNEARLVKTGQAPLNLALWRAFEARLLQLAGPRTNVRAATLLRALHAMSKIQHPVLPATLEGLIRGLTFREASLKPQHYVFLYQAFARLRYRHVYLVRGLKEMMLSWSTLRNNFLIKAANAICKLDLAHHILIEPLRATLAARIPGFSPSNCRRVKWITVLGLFSDAMILSFLRVCHKHEHAFRTYSRNLQLIELYLRLEKPEVYAQLPLTTQFFLECLRRTHTEDAEEDESEDESDDEDDADDESPTLVGDGQELTLSSSLSVADFIPSSPSSSSPSASPYSSLSGSSSPVHSSSRLSPTQWSSETDNEAEDPRRGVDAGEACAAAVEASAALHLSQTSSAACAVDAQSSSVAKQTMAPVAGTNASPSATTAPNCTYSSALHEDVSRMLRKIGVGHSNSVMAGPLTVDMFHAASQTVIEVCPSFQFYANSVQFTALSKRRHQLLLSMGFKLVLVPHQRWGSLQTEEEKKKLLFSLLPPSVLHSALNASDV; from the exons ATGGCGACGCCGCGACGGTGCTCGCCGTCCGCCTGGGCAACCTCTCCATTCTCTCACCGCCGCTCGTCCGATTCATCTGCCGCGTTTCgacttctccgttctccgtCATCATCTTCGCTTGTCAGACATGTTTTCCGGAAGCCAGCACGATGCCCGCACTTCAGGGAACCGAGCATTACCGGCCGACCCCGGTCCGGACCCCCCAGCCACGAGCCTGTCTCTCATCAGTCTCTctcggttttctcttccttttcttcttcctcaagttgtcttcttgccttctcttcctcctcgttccgcgtcttccgttcccccctctcctctgtctcttctttctcctcttcttcttcctctctctttgttttttcaccttcttctttgcatgctgcttcctctgcgtttcctgtctctccttcctgctcGTGTTCACCGCGCGCTTCTGAGAGACTCTTCGCGGGCGTTTTCGACTCTTCAAAGCGAGGCATGGCCTCTCTTTCGAAGGCCGAACAGCACCGGAAACGCATGAGGAAAATCATGGACAAGCGGATGGCATGGCGCCCACCCAACGTCTCTGC GAAGTATCTGCGAGCAGAGGCAGATTTCAATGTCTTGAGCGTCCAGCGCCCACGCGCCAGACGCACGAGAGACACGGCCGACGACCGGCGAAAGGAGATTCTTGACTTTGCTCACTCCGACTCTGTTGAGAAACTCGACGACGCAAGACGCGACAGGCGCCTGCTGAAGCCTCACGAG GTGGCAAAGCTGGTGGGGAGCAGCGAAAAAGTTGTCGGCACTCGAGACGACAAAGCGACGGCGGCG tctCTTCGGCGAGGCCATCTGCCGGCATCCTCGTCTATTCGCGAGCTCACAGCACAAGACGTCGACTTTCAACG acggccGGAAGCGAAGGAGTTTGGATTCAACGCTGCCGAGCGCATGTTCGGTGCAAAGGGTCTCTACCAAGAGAACGACGCAGACTACTACAAACGCTTCTTCAAAGACAGATATCGACGCCTCGATG GGAAGGAACGCGAGGCCGCCGAACGGCTGAAGGCGGAGAGCGCAAACAGCTTAGCGAAACGGAGACCGAGGCAACCATACATTCCCCCCAAGAAGTATTG gtACAAAGACAACTactcgtcgcctctcccctCAGACGTTCGAACGCTCCCGAGTCTCACTCTGAAGTTCGCCATGATGAACGAGGCGCGTCTGGTCAAAACAG GCCAGGCGCCTCTGAATCTCGCACTGTGGCGCGCATTCGAGGCTCGGCTTCTTCAGCTCGCAGGGCCGCGTACGAATGTGCGGGCGGCCACACTTCTCCGGGCGTTGCATGCAATGAGTAAAATCCAACAtcctgttcttcctgctACACTCGAGGGACTGATTAG AGGTTTGACGTTTCGAGAGGCAAGCCTCAAGCCTCAGCACTACGTCTTTCTGTACCAG GCTTTCGCTCGGCTGCGCTACCGCCATGTGTACCTCGTGCGGGGTCTGAAGGAGATGATGCTCTCTTGGTCGACTCTCCGCAACAACTTCCTCATTAAA GCTGCAAACGCCATTTGCAAGCTCGACCTCGCACACCACATTCTCATCGAACCTCTGAGGGCGACTCTCGCTGCGCGAATTCCTGGCTTTTCAC cgagCAACTGCCGTCGTGTGAAGTGGATCACGGTCCTAGGTCTTTTCTCGGATGCGATgattctttcttttctccgcgtctgccATAAGCACGAACATGCGTTCCGAACCTATTCAAGAAACCTGCAACTGATTGAGCTCTATCTGCGCCTTGAGAAACCTGAGGTGTATGCACAGCTGCCCCTCACCACGCAGTTCtttctcgagtgtctccggAGAACTCACACTGAAG atgcagaggaagacgagagcgaagacgaatccgacgacgaagatgaCGCTGACGACGAATCTCCTACTCTCGTAGGAGACGGTCAGGAACTCacactttcgtcttccttaAGCGTCGCCGATTTCatcccttcttcgccttcctcgtcttctccttctgcttctccgtattcttctctttctggtTCTTCATCGCCTGtgcattcttcttctcgtctttctccaaCGCAGTGGTCCTCGGAAACAGAtaacgaagcagaggaccCGCGTCGTGGTGTCGATGCCGGGGAAGCTTGTGCTGCTGCTGTCGAGGCTTCCGCCGCGCTTCATTTGTCTCAGACGAGCTCAGCGGCTTGTGCAGTCGACGCCCAGAGTTCCTCCGTTGCGAAGCAAACCATGGCGCCTGTGGCAGGAACAAACGCTTCCCCCTCCGCAACGACAGCGCCCAACTGTACATACAGCTCCGCGCTGCACGAGGACGTTAGCAGAATGCTTCGCAAGATCGGCGTCGGCCACTCAAACTCTGTCATGGCAG GTCCCCTGACAGTGGACATGTTCCACGCTGCTTCTCAAACGGTGATTGAAGTCTGTCCGTCCTTCCAGTTTTACGCCAACAGCGTCCAGTTTACGGCTCTCAGCAAAAG